aaaaattaattttaaaatgtagataTACAATAAAGCAAACCTGCATACTGAACTATTTTAATCAATTGTATCtagaaaaataatttatattttattatcctCTGCAGAGTGTTTTCTTCACAAACTAAATTAAAAATGCCTAGATCACCTTCTTTGACAGACTTTGGCAATAGATGGGATTAAAGATTCCTCCTCCTGTTTCGGTGTCATGTTGAACCAGATAGGAGAAACTAGCTTTCTAACCTCCACAGTTGGCCAGGAGCCAGTCACCAGGACTGGAGTAGTTGGCACCAATAGCTACTGGGCACCTGGATTTTTTACTCCTTACCTTTTCTTAAACAATGTTTTAATTGATTTGATTTCTGCATTAGTGCTCTGCTTATTGTAATTGCTGCATGACCTACTAGCCAATGGGTTCTGCATATTGCTACTTAAAAAGGGCACAGTGTGTGTTCGGTTGTGCCCTCTTCTGAACAACATGAGTCCCAGGTAAAAAATCGACTGCATAGAAGCAAAATCCCAATGTGATAAGGTAATTGTTCTTCTGGGACCTCTGTAATAGGGAAATCTCTTGTTTGGAAGAGCTCAGTGTTCCATTGTTACTTTCAACAGAAGTAAAGGAAGATGGAATGAATTTCTAACAGGTGTCACAAGTGAGATGACTTTACATATACCACTCATCCACCATTGTTTGCCCATGTATCTATGCAACCCGAAGCACACACTGGCTTATGTTTTTTCTAATACTGGAAGCAGATGTGTGAGCTTGCCGTACGTGAAAACACATAAGACATATGCAGAATTTAATCCAgaattttgaaaaattatttggaTGTCTTTCCTTTGAACTGGGACCATCACATGAATCGAAAACCAGTGCTACCTTGGCTTAAGCCAAACTTTGTAAATGAGAGTAAAAACAGGCAATACGTTGTTGGGTGACCCATGATCAGATTTTTTTCCGCAGCCAATTACAGCTATACCAGGACTCAATTTTAACTGGGACAATGTGGAAATAAGGAGATTAAACCTTTAACTCCCACATACCTGAGCAAATAAGAACTGGGATACCTATTCCATTACAGTCCTTTAAAGAAAACAACATGGGCCAAAAGGTTGGTATCCCTCTTTCCCCGTGTGTGTGTATTCTGAGAAGCAAAACCCTACGGGGGTAGAAGGATTAAACCTATTCCCCCCTTCCTGTATATAGCACTGATCCACATCAGGCCCTGCATGACTGTAATGTCCCTTTACAACACTGATGGAATTCTATGATCTGTCGTGTCTGACTTGACTCAAGTCCATAAAAGTTTCAGGCTTATGGAAAACTTGAATGGTTTGCCTGCCCCATGCAAAATAACAGCCTAAGGGAAGTGTGTGTGGTGGGCGGAGGAAGGAGCCAACTTGCTttcagttaaaaaacaaaaaacttcgTTGCCCGGCAGCAGTTCTTACTTGCAAGAGTGAGCAGGCCAATGGTGGTTCAGAAGTCTGTGTTAAACTAAACAGCCAGCAAAGCTATTTTCAAATTCATACCCGACTGCCTGTTTTATTATAGACCTGGCTCAGAAACCCTCTGCAGACAACTTTCTCCTTAAATTAGGATCTTAGGCCCAGTTTATACATGAAGCAGAATTAGGTGCTACGATCTTGGAATGACACCATATGCTGAAGAACTTCAGAAAATGTAGgagaataatattttaaaatattctctcacacaacacccccctcccttatttagTGCAGAAAATAAGACCTCTGGGTCAGAATATCAGCCCATGTTCCACACTAGCTGGCCACGTCAGGCATGAACGGCCACTTTGGtcgccaaagcacacaaccctattccACGCCTTGTTAATTTTGTATTTGTGGGGAGGGTCCTTGTTTTTAATACACAAGAAATGCTCCAAGACCCTAATAATCTCCAACTTTGTGTCTGAAATGAAGCTGTCTGTTCTACGCACTCATCTCAGCCCCCCAGATGTCGATCCAAGTTCATCATACTGAGAGTATATTGTGATAATCATCCTTAATGCTTTACGGCGTGTCAACACATTAGCACACAGATTTACTGCATTAGAGTAGTATATTCATAtctatttaaaactttaaaagaatATACACAACATACACAATTTATACAAAGGGTATTAGCCATTGTTTCGGAACGTTCTCAGAAGGTAGCGTTAGCTGAAGCTGCGTTCAGCCAGCTGAGTCCCAAGCCAGATTTTCCCATCAGTGTTACTCTTGCTGCTTAGCAATATCTGCATCTTGACACATCTGGAACAGGAAAGCAATGGGGAAACCTTGGCCTAATCATCACTGTCACTGCCAGATTCGCTCAACTGCAAGTCATTTCCtgtgtggagggggaaaaaagaggggggggagagttaaaATCACTTTCTGACTTCTATGCTGAAGAATTTCTCTATTTGACCTCAAACCAACTGATTGAAAGTTTGGACATGAAATTGACATGGGGAACCACCAGTCTGCAGGGGGAAAACAGGCGTCATGAGTGATGTTCCCCATGAATATCTCTAAAAGACGTGGTCTGGCTACTTGATGAGGACAGCAGCTTCTACTGTGTTCACTGTTGCCACCAACTAGCTCAGgtgtagtcaaattgcggccctccagaagtctatggattacaattcccatgaaccccctcatgggaactgtagtccatggacatctggaggaccacaggttgactacccctgttctaggggctTGCCCCAGCTGCCCTGCAGGGGCCAGTGAGTGACCAGTAGCTCACAACCTCCTGTTGGAGATCCCTGCCCTTAGGTCctaagaacaccccccccccccccgtcctgagAAGAAAGCCCCCCACTTACTGAGAGTGTTCAAGGACTGATTGTTTCCTTGTGGCCTGCTGATGCCATTGACAGCAGCGTTTTTGTTATTGTACTGCTGAGAAGGGGAAGGGTGTGCAGCCTCATTGCCGTCGCTGCTGGAGCTTTCATCATCGCTCCCTGAGGAGCTCTCCGAATCGGAcgagctgctgccgctgctgctgctcatcTGCCCGATAATTTCAACTTCAGCTCTTAGCTCTAGAATGAAGGGATGAGGGTAGTTAGTAAGTTAGCATGCCTCCACTGATGCATGATTTTGCAGCTCATGAATACATACTTTTCACACCTCTGGGGTGTATTTGCCAATTCTGAAAAATTTAGGTCATGCCCACAATCGGTTCAATTGGGGCTACTTAATATCAACCGGAATGTATTATGCAGGGCAATTGTCCCTGTGATGCAAACGGATGGGCTTACAGCTGGGGATCTGCTTACCTACTTTGGTTGCAAACATTCCACTTAAGTAGATGCAGAATTTTCACAGGTAAATGTTCATATACGGAAATCTGAACAGTTATAAATACTTTCCCAGCATTTGCAGCTCAGATAAATGCATGCTTGATTTCATTCTGCTTCAAGCACCTTCAACAGGCTTACTAGGAAGAGTTTAATCTTTGGAAAAGGTAAAGACCAGGTCATCTATTACTTCACAATTTCCTTCTTTTATAGGCCACCTTCCTTTTTGAAGCTTAAGGTTCAATGAGAAACATGCCAAAATAAACAGCATAAGGAATGCAACAAACAATGTCATATTTAAAACGTCAATAGTGACTGCCAGAAGAAGACAGGGGCATGTTAACAATTGAAGCCTTTGGGTGATGCACAACACTTAGCAGTTTATTTAAAATTACTGCAACATATATAGTAATTTATTGTGATGTTTTGAAAGAGGATCTTGGACACAATTCTTTTTGGAAACCGTACATCTGTGATCTGTGCACAGTTTTAAGTgttgtaaaattctgcattttgtATCTTATTTAGGCTGTGACAAATATGCAGCAGCTTCTAAGCTATAGATGCCAAATTTACTTTTCTTAGGTGCTTTATCTATCAATATCGATATCTATTCACTATTTGAATTTCAAAATCAATTGTAATAATTCATGGCAGTGTCTTAGCTGGTGAAACAGGTTTTATAAGTACCAAACCTTAATACAGCAACATAAATCTCTATTTACAGGCTATTGGTGTTAGTTACACAATCTATAAACCAGGTGAAAGGAAATTTGGACTCAGTCAGCAGAGAGTCTTGACTTTCAATGGAAGGATACAGCAAGGATAGCCATGAAGGGTAGGCTAAGTCAGCTCTGTTAAGATCTAGCAGCAGTTTGTGCAGATCGCTCATAGGGTGAATTCCTTGTTGTTACCATTTATTTGTGTTAAACACAAATGCAACAAACTGTGGCCAatcatttctattttaaaagaccACATTTATAGttttcaaaatataaaacagcTACAGAGGTTTGGATACCTTAAGTACCTTCAATAAGTTTCCTGGAAAGGAAGTTTataaacagaattttttttaaaaaaaacaactatttGACTAAAGAGTTAATAAATGTAAATGTCCCtgtatttttaatggggttttatttggattttattgggggtgatttgtgacctgccacaagccattcttgggagtggtggataacaacaacaacaagaataataATATTTGTCTAATTGCTCTGCAGATTAAATTGCTCTGCAGATTATCATAGGGAACATCCTGATTGAAGTGCTGGCAGTGCCAGTGCTGTCCTCCTTGCTGGGACTTCCAGGACATAAAGCACAAAATGCAACTTGGACATCTCAGTTTTTTCACCaattgctattgttgttgttgttgttttcaactGCATGGATCAAGGCAAAGTCTAATATGAATGATGCTACACTTTCATGCTGAGGAACCAATGGAAATGTTCTGACTCTTTCTAAGCCCAGGATCCaaataagaattttaaaacatcaacaggATCCATGGGAGGAAGACTAAAAATGATGCAACTTCCAAATTCACCAGTATTGGTAGTGTGAAGTTccaagatgttaaataaaagaaCACTCCGGCTTGCCATACCTCTTTTAatgtcatccagctgaggctccgGTGATGGGTTGTCTTTCAACGGGGAAGTTTTGGGACCAGCGACTGGCTTTGGAGGAGTTCTGAACTGGGTGGAAGGCTGTGAGCCTCGGGCAGACTGCTGTTCTATGCGGGCCTGGATTTTGCTACTGCCTTCAGCTCTAAAATAAACAAGTCGAATGCAGACAATAACGCCTTCCATGTGCATGCCTCTCCCCGCTGCCCTTCTTTCTTACCCCTTCCAAAACTGCTGCGAAATCTCAAATTGGGGAATTGTGCAAACTAACCATGCTGGTGTGTTTTTGTATAATTTTTTTCTGGAAGCAGAATTTAGACAGATGGACATGAGACAGCTGGAGGAATTGTCAGGAAGGCTGCACTGACAAGCAGCAACAGGCTTTTCCCAGCACAAGATTTCAGGGAAGCCCTTCTCCTCTGCTGTTCCAACACATTCACTTGCACGCTGACGCTGCCATCCTAAATAGAGCTAAAACCTtttaagtcaatgggcttagaaaggtgtaatgcTACTTAGGATAAAACCCTTAGAccataaaaaaaacccaggaagatCAATccagacagagaaaaaaaaacattgtaaatCCTGACTGAAACTGATTCTAATGACCATTAAACTGATTCTAATGCCAACGCGACAGCTAAGTGCTCATTCACATCTTCCAACCTAAGTCACTGAGGACTGTGCCTCAAGTAATTTCAAGAAAGCACCCCTGCTGCAGTATGACCCAGTTTCCAATTATGCAGAAAATAGCACACAACACACCCTTTTCCTTACTGaatcacttgttgttgttaggtgcaaagtcttgtccgacccattgcgaccccatggacaatgatcctccaggccttcctgtcctctaccattccccggagtccatttaagtttgcatcaactgcttcagtgactccatccagcaacctcattctctgtcgtccccttcttcttttgctctcgatcgctcccagcattaggctcttctccagggagtccttccttctcatgaggtggccaaagtatttgagttacatcttcaggatctggtcttctaaggagtagacagggctgatctcctctaggactgactggtttgttcgccttgcagtccaagggactcgcaagagtcttctccagcaccagagttcaaaagcctcaattctttgacgctcagctttccttatggtccaatcaCTACAGACTGAATCACTACAGACTGCCTAACACCGCTCCTTATTAAAAACTCTTTGTATGTGGGAAAGCTAGCATGCCAAGAAGGAAATAAAACTAGCCATCCCTCTTGCATCATAGTATTTTATATGCagggagtgccccccccccagctaacaTGGATTTAAAGATGTGATCTGCCACACACCATCTGAGACCATTTCCCATGTTTTAACTGGCCCCGGGCATTCCTGTGAGCCATTTTTACCTTGTCTTTTTGACTTGGATGCTGCTGCTGAGTTTTTCAAGCACATATTCTCCGGTATCATGATTGATGATCAGTACGCAGTCCTTTTGGTAAGGTCTTTTATTCCCTTTGAACACAGTCATTGGAGGAGTAGGACCCTGGTGTTAAGAGAAACACACAGACAACTTACAAGTCTAAATAGGTGCATGTGCTTatgccaaggaaaaaaaatgatttcatgattccagtggggtagctgtattggtctgccgCAGCTAAAATAACACTAAATGGCATTGTAAATATTAGCCAATATATTTTGCAGGATAAGCTATGCACCTAAAGAAGGGCGCAAAACAATTCATGAGTCAAAATTTGGCCTGCACTTGGACCGGTTTAGAATCCCCGAACTAACTGCTGACATGTCTGCCAACCATTTAAAGCGAACCGCAGAGCAagtctgcccatcagctgttaggttgaaatgACAACAAAGCAGGGGAagaaaagtaaataaattaaatagctgCCAGGCATTTAACCCTttccaggcaaccccccccccccctttctctcagtCACAGCAAGCTGTGGCCGGGAGAAAGAAGGAAACACTCACCAGACCAACCTGCATTGGTTGATCGCCTTCTAGTTTGGTTCAGGGTTTGGTTTGAGGACTGTCCCAAACCCTGAATTGGGGGTTTTAGGTTTATGCCTATTCTTATTTGCAAATCCTTAAGTTTACCACATTTCTCTGTTGCTCTGACTACATTTGGTTACAAATATTAATATAAACCAGAAACATTAAAAATCTAAATGCTGTCTAGGCTAACCTGTTCTTTCTCTCTAGTTCCCCTCTAGCTATTACAATTTTATTTAACTATGGAAATTTTGTTCCAAGATGACAGCCAGAGAGGTCTAACATTCTGACTGCTCCTATTTAAaacaccaaaaaaacccccaaaccccccctccaaaaaccccATCAAATTTGGCCAAGTCTGACAAGATccctaaataaacaaactaaactAAGCCAAAACCTAGGGGGCGGGCTCAAAGGAAACTCGACCCCACAAGAAATGACCACTCACTGATGAtcaccaaagaagaaaaagacaaaagacagaagaagaactttgtgagaaggaaaggaaaaacaaagAACTGCCGGAAAGATAAACAAAATCATACCAGGACCATTGCCACCCCGACCCCTGCAATTTCTGAGCAAATCATCGCAGCCCCTCCAACCCCCAGCCACAGTGCTTCCCTGGGAAACCAAGATCCAGGCCCTGGCACCAGCCACTAGGCCACACTGACACTGGAACTATGGGTCCGGATTCCAGCACAGCCGAGGCAGACTGAGCTGCGACCAACGCTGACCCGTTGACTCTGCTGCTGATGGAACAGAGCCAACAACCACACTGGGGGGTAGGGGTGGCCATCTGGAGGTGCCAGTGCTTGCCCCAAGTTGTCCCCTGCCCAGGAGGGCCATTCAGTATGAGTAGCAGCCATTGGAAGCCTAAACCAAGGAGCAAAGTGACCAACCACATCCCCATCTGAATTCCTAGATGATTGCCGCTGGGAGACAGTCCAGCAAGAGGACCACCCAGCCATTGAAAAGATTCTTGGAGCCCTACAAGCCACCGATGAGAAGGCCAACCTGCGCCACCATATAACACTCTGACGCCAATCAAGCTGCCCACTGGAAGAATACCTACCATGCGGACTCCCACTAACACTCGGACATTGCCAAACCAAGGAGGGAGAGACAAAGTAACAAAACAAGACCAACAAAGGGActgggaagggatgggggaggagggcaagggaGAGAATGGGAACAATGAAatcaccagatgccctgccagccctgctggaggcagcggcaACCTGGTCATTACAACTCCCCAGACAATTAATCCTGGGAGACCTTTACCACACTCTGGAAATGGGCTgtatctggtgtcagccatggccacacgagggctctcacaatttgtcatTGGCCCACCTCTGGATCTCATTTTCAGTATAGGGCTGGATGTGGACCTGGTAATGGCAAAtgccattccatggtcagaccgcTACACTCTGAAGGCTCGGCAGCGACTGCCGCCTCCAGCTCAGTTGGGCACCAAGCAGATTTCAGCTCACCCGCAGAGACTTAGGGATCCAAatggatttctgaatgctctgtgggacctgatgcctactggcacttctctaaatggatcGGTCAGCAACTAGCATGACTGACTGCtggccgccatagatgagattgctccccaacgtcctctctgcctccttcctAGGCGGGCTCCCTGGTGTACAGaggagctctgtgagaagaaacaggagctgagatgactagagcaagtctGGGGGAAGACTGAAAGTGAGGCTGatagagggactgaaagaggcagtggtatgtccattgctgaaaaaaaacatctcttgaACTGCGGGAGCCCACCAAATACTGACCCATCTCaaacttagcatttctgggggaaatggtgagAAGAGCTATGGTAGACCagttatcagcattcctggatgaagcttcagactgggacccatcccagtcaggcttctggcctggccatggggtagaaacatcgttggttgccctgacggatgacctccgtcaccagctggaccgaggtgggtcagcactgcttgtgctaCTAGACCTCACAGCTGCATTTGACATAAtcgaccatgagctcctagctcaccgccttgcttaCACAGGGATaggggggacagccctccaatggctgatctcctttctccagggtcatggacagagggtaggaACTAGGGAGAGACCCCCAGTTCACAAGTGGAATCCCACAGGGAGAGGACCTCTCCCCAatcttgtttaacatctttgtgCATCCTCTTGCCCAACAGGCGTGCAGGTTCAGGCTGAGACAccaccaatatgtagatgacactcagctcttcctcctgatggatcaTCACCCTGATTCACCctcagaatctttagccagatgtctggaagcagtgacaagacaGCTCAaacagttgtctgaagctcagatGGATGTcttatggctgggtaggaagggtccaagcaaggaagtgtggTTGCCCAACCTGGACGGGGTGCAGTTGTCAGTGACTCACTCTGCcaaaaacctgggtgtgatccttgacacctccctctatacggaggcccagatcacaggaGTGATGCAGCTGGCATTTCACCTTCACCAatccaaactactagctccctacgtgaccccagaacacctaaccacagtgatccatgcgacggtcatctctagactggatttctgcaactcgctctacgcaggcctacccttatccagaaactacaactggtccagaatgcaacagccagggttctcatggAAACcctgtggagagcccacatccagcccatactgcaacagctgcactggttaccagttgaatcctggatcaagctgaaggtcttggtaattacctttaaggccatacgtggtctgggcccagtgtacctgagggactgcctttctgcttgTGCAgaaagagcactacgctcagcCAACACCAattggctgtggatccctggccccaagggaaCTTgtttagcctcaaccagggccaaatcATTCTctctcctggctcccacctggtggaatgagctcccataaaaAATGGTGGCCCTGCCGTAACTAgctcagctctgcagggcctgcaaaatggaactcttcctccaggcatttggttgaggccaatttattCAACAACAACTACTGGGCCCCAGAACCCCCTCCTCAGATATGCTCACCAAGTACACTGCACTGACTAATCGGCAGGGTTGCAGTCAATGTAATAGTTCAATTATCAGATgttactgttattgctgttaccACTGTTATTATTACTTGTTGTAGTTACCGAACCTATACTCTATCTGCTTTATAGTTTTCACATTccttgtaaactgctctgagctgcaaggggagggtggaatattgaatgaatgaatgaattaattcattcattcatacgtacatacatacatg
This Paroedura picta isolate Pp20150507F chromosome 11, Ppicta_v3.0, whole genome shotgun sequence DNA region includes the following protein-coding sequences:
- the EAF1 gene encoding ELL-associated factor 1 gives rise to the protein MNGLANPLVDKEEHPLQLGESFERHPKASFHTIRYDFKPASIDTSSEGELQVGKGDEVTITLPHIPGPTPPMTVFKGNKRPYQKDCVLIINHDTGEYVLEKLSSSIQVKKTRAEGSSKIQARIEQQSARGSQPSTQFRTPPKPVAGPKTSPLKDNPSPEPQLDDIKRELRAEVEIIGQMSSSSGSSSSDSESSSGSDDESSSSDGNEAAHPSPSQQYNNKNAAVNGISRPQGNNQSLNTLRNDLQLSESGSDSDD